In Vigna angularis cultivar LongXiaoDou No.4 chromosome 8, ASM1680809v1, whole genome shotgun sequence, the DNA window ttatactcaacaaatcatgctcattatataaataataagtagaaagaaaaaattcataaatcttATGCAGACTGTAGTTGTATTCGCCCATAGGATTCAATCTCGTCGTACTACTCACTCAAgatgtttacattttaaatgtcataaacataaacataaatatacatttatgttatgtgttctaattgaaagttaaaaataaattatttaatgtgttagttaaagaattgaaacacaaacatttgtcattctttagtactttaggtctatttaaaattttctttttttttagggttaataggttcggaagtccctatatttgcgggttagTTTCAATTAGGTCCTTCAATTTTGGAAatgatcaattgagtccttgttttggtaaaattgaatcaataacgTCCTTACCGTTAATCTTAGTAAACGGTGTTAACTTTCTAGTGATGTGGCATGCTGAGATGGCTTTTAATTAGCACGTGGCAAACCTTCTCCCtttccccttccccttcccctttTCATCTGAAATCTGAGCTTGATCATCCTTATTACTTTCGTCGTTTGGATCAGCCGCACTACCCTCCTGAATAGGCAATGTCTCCTTAGTTGAGGGAATTTTCAAAGAGGATGAGATTTCATCTTCAGCATCACCATTTccatttccataaaaaaaatcatcatctCCAAACACTCCAGAATCAACACCATCCAGATGAACAGTATCATTTCCCGGCTCATCCCATTTCGAATCCTGATTAGCAATTAAATCAGTTTCACCCAGGTTCCCATACTCAGAATCAGCCCCAATGGCCTCCTTAGAGGAATCAGGCTCCTGAACGACATCTGAACTTTGTTCATCCACCAAAGCTGAAGTCAATGAACTACCAACGTTGGTATCATCCAGTTTATCAACTACCGCCTCCTCCGGACGGAGTTCCGATCCTTGATCATGAACCTGCTCCCGTGGCTCCATTGCCTCCTGAAAATCCTCCTCTACATCTAAACTCTTCAAACTGTCGGACCCCACCACAATCTCCTCAGAAACGCCTTGACCCACTCTCTTGCTCTCTCCCTCGCCATTGGCACCAAAACCATGAGCCTCATAATCCATTACAAATTCTGAACGTCACTCGAAACCCTAATTCATCAAAAAACGGGGAATCAGAAAGCCACATAACCGACATAACCGGTATGAAAATATACAGGCGGCACAGACGAACGCACGCACCGAATCGTTAACATTTGTAATTCATGTTAGAATTTACAGgtttcaacaacaataaaaaggaattaaaagtaaaacctttagaataaaaaaagaagaatgtgGAGAATGGAGAGTGATAAGATAAGGGATCGAATGAAGTAATGAGAAGCATTGGATTagggaaggggaaggggaaggggaaggggagaaggtttcgggaaggggaaggggaaggggaagCAGAAGGGGAGAAGGTTTACACACAACGTGCCACGTGTTAATTAAAAGCCACCTCAGCATGCCACATCGCTAGAAAGTTAACACCGTTTACTAAAATTAACGGCAAGGAcgttattgattcaattttatcaaaacagggactcaattgatcacttccaaaattgaagGATCCAATTGAAACTAatccgcaaatatagggacttccgaacctattaaaccttttttttataaatttttaagaaattaactttctttttataatatatcttatggtgaatttgagaaaaggttatcagagaaaaaaacaaaataaaacataagtttaatttacacataaaatattaatactattttttatccaaaaaatttagataataaaattttgaattatttttaattttaaataattaaaaacagattgagtgatattttagaagtcgaggaaacaaaacaatgattctttttaagaactgtaaaagcagtgcaaatattaaatcaatttaatatgttattatctctctttggggttattttgatattactaattatatatacttttttaataattggtGTCTGTAATATAAgacataattgtattaaaattgacaataaaataaagcatttttataatattttagtaaaataaatttgtaatactatttagttgtGTAAAATTATGTGTGtggtttgcaattgtttttaattatttaaaaatgtgattattttgaatattaaatattctattatactataattaattagtttttttaataattttaaataagaaatcaattacatgaatataaaatttagtacttttaatagttattatgaaaatattgatgtttagtttccaaaaatattttagtagGCTAAACCCACCTTAACCCAGACCCTAACCCCCTTGAGAGGGGGTTGGGCTTTTTTTTGGCCCCCATTTGAGAGGTTTCTTAAGAGGAGGCTTTTTCAAGAGTGGGTTAAGGCTAACCTCGGAGTCATGGGTCAAATTGACAGCTCACTGATGGAGGAATTATTAGGTGACTTATTTTGTTAAGTAACTATTATTTTCCagtgatatttttaattttctttttcaaaaattgagaataaaagtcatttagtaaaaaaaaagttcacaTATACTATCATATATTGATCCAACCTCAGTTTtctctaataataaaataattctctATAACAGAAATAACACGAGTTAACATTCATAGTATAATTCatagtattaatatttgataaattgaTATATACATACCAATTTTTCTGTTACTAAATCTTTTATTCGTATACGatgcataaatttattttaatatgaactCTAATTTTCTGATATAAGAAGATTATTATATACGATAAAATTATTGGTTTTTATGATATTTCGTTTAATTGAAAGCTATGTCCATACTAATTACAATTCATTGATAGTGATAGTTGTTTTTATAGACAgtgaataaatatattgaagGAATACTACAATTTTAGGCAAAGACTATATAACACATAAAACCAAGAATACAAGGTTTACAAACCAGGAAtgatgttagttttttttttttaattgttattcgatatctacatatatatgtatgatgGGTACAATCATTTGAATCgatgaatataaaatttgaaatttaagagtctatttttttttctgatgtatttttaaaatataacgaaaaataaaaatagattttatattcttaatttttatataatatatattacttgattttacaattaaaaaacaaCCAACTGTTCATATGATATTTGTTGTTCTTAATTATagtagtataaataaaaaaggacataaaaatatatgccTGACCCTTTTTTTCTTTGACGGGAACATGAGATAAAAATTATTGAGAAGCACTAATGACAAAATTAgtgtttactattttaaaagaCAAAGTATCAAACAACTCTTTTGTCATGCTTTTGATAATTAAGCCagatatttaattatgattctcttaatCAATTCTTGATTAACACTATCATCTGTCATTGTCACAGTTCTTCGAAAAGATAATTAACATGATCTTATGCACAATTAATCAGCAGTTCCCGGAATATTGATTAAAACGCTTTAGGTAGCTATCCATTAGGTGCATGTGCATGAATGAATTATTAAATTCTGATTAGTGGTCAAACATTCTAATACGTTTTCATATTGACAGaatgatatgaaaaaaaaaactgtatttattttttatctaaataattttttgttttataaatattttaatcggTGTTTATAAATATcagaagataaatataaatacaacaTTTTGAATTTAGATTGTCATTCTGTAATATtgatattacaaaaaaaaaattatctcccATAAAAATTAGTGTATTAATTGTGATAAAACTTATAAATGAATCTTATTGAATTTTATGGTGTTATCTTTGCTAAACATTAACTGCTATtgatattttacaaattattttaacattaaaatcaatattcatcaatatatttttaaggtactgacaaagaaaaataacatagaaaaacaaatccaaattctatataaactttaaaaaaaatgttacgaAACACTATCAGAAATATGTATTGTCTCCCTGAAGTCTAATATAACAACAATAAAACCGTAAAGATTTCTCACGTTTTATGCAGTCTATacaaaacaaagacaaaatcaTATAATACATGACATACAAAAATCCCTTATCAAAACCTAGTTTCTActaatttcattcatatcacacacacaaaaattatCTCTTGAaatgagattttattttattaaggaGGAATTTCACGATAAGATGTTAGTCTAAATACGTAATAGAATAGTTTCATTAGAAAAATACAACACTGATAAGAtctgaatttaaatataataacagTCTCTGGTTAGGatcttaaaataatgaattaatagtttttttatatagtattttatttttttatttttattcaatgtgagacttaaactcatatttagaattttaatatttaaaaatattattttaaaaaaaaaataatagtaacaTTTATAGGATGAAAAATAAGATTGATATTTAACCTAATAGTTtaatagagagaaaaaaaaaagtgttatcctgtatatatataatggaaAATGGTGATAATACGAGGCAGAATGAAAAGGAAGAATAGATGATTATTAGGACATGGACAAGGAGTAAATGACCATGTAGCAAACATCTCACACCTCCTTATAGGGTTTATGATACGATGATGAACAAGATATGTTTGTCTTGTGCAAAGGATTAAAAGATCCAAGATTATTGTGTGGAATTCAGAGAAGTCTCTTATATTTGTCCATACAtatttcaaacaattaaatgaaacaaaaaaaggGGATACCATTCACTCATTATTACCAAAAACTTGAAACATGAGAAGACAAGTGGCTTCAAATCAGGACATCCTCACAGCAACAAACAATGATATAATACACACAGCATAATTATAACAATTAGttggatgaaaaataaaaaagaaataattacaCATAGGCCCCTCTTCCCCCTCATTGAGACAAAGacaatttaagaatatataatACATTGAAAAGATCTCACCCCCACTCATATTCATTGTGAACCCCACCACACTCTTATTTCCACCCATTCATTTTCTGGCCATTATGATCATTTCAACCCTATTGATAATGACTGGTCAAAACTTGATTGATCACCTAAACAAAGCTAGAATACATATACATGCAATCAAAAGGTAAAATCTAAAGATAATTCATCATGCatctctccctttttctttcttctttcttctttcttcttctttttctccccTCATGAACCTCATTAGTCTCTTCATCATCAAtcgattttcttttcttgataagaagaaaataataacattacTATTACCATGCATCCATGCTTCCTTTATTACCCAAAATGGTGACTTCCCTCATAAACAAACTTCAAAGTCAAAAAGCTTTTCCCTACAAGGAGTCTTCATTGCCCCCACTTCATTTCCCATTTCAATTTAACAATCAAACCtttacatattattattattataataataatgttcctcaatttaactttttcctttttcccaTGTCCCTAAAGAAACAATATTCTCTATTTTACGACATAATAACATTTCATTAAACAAATCTTGTATTCTGTATATTGACGTAGTTTTTCTTTCTTGGTGAACAGTGAGAATTTATATTTGTCTTGGTCTGAAAATTGTGTTGTGGGTTatcatttaatgaaaataagatatggttgatattattaattatatatagtatTAGATGCTTTGTTTCTTTGTAATCTGAAgtcaatttcaaatataatagaTTGATTAGATAGTGGATTATACGAAGGTGATTCATTTCATTCTTTGGGATTCTTTATGATTAGACCATATTGTCTTTCTCATTCAAAAGTAGTAGTGTAGCTAGATACCTAATGGCCTAATTCTTCTAATTACTTCAAAACAAATTCTTCAATATTCATGATGATGTCTTTTCCAATTATTTCAGTGACCAAACTCGTCACCAATATTGCTGTGGATAGAAAGAATCATTCATGCATTCTCCACCAATTTTCGtcgaatttttttatttgttttattctcaCGACATTCACCTTGATTGCTGCATTAGCTATGCTCAACTATCAACTCACAAGTGTATATTCtatccaaaaaatatatattcattatcatcatcaaaattaattaaatgaagaCGTGGGCAACATCGCTCctcttaataataatataaaattaaagaatatataaataaagtgaaTTGCggaattcaaaaaaataaaccaCCATCATTAATTCGTAGATCCCTCCCGTTATTCGTATAAACATGCatccaaaattaaaatgatatccTATTCCTCGAATAATGTCAACAACATAATCTATTCCGATATTATTAAACTGGGTTTTCGTTACGTACAGGATTAGTGATATAAAAAACCTTACAAAATTACAtacataaaattttcatattactAAGGAAACTTTAATTaacgtgtgtatatatatatttttaatcaacgGTCATTAAATTAACTGAGTATTTCCTCCATCTCCAATAATCACACATGGATAACTAATTCATACCTTTCAAGAAAATTGATTTAGTTAGTAATTGGACCGTAGGCTTAATCACGATCTACTAATTACAGTTTTGTTTGCTTAAAGACAAATTAAgtgagaaagtaaaataaaatctgatATTTTCAAGGTTTTTTCAGTAGAAGCATAATTCACTCTTAAATTTTATACACCCCGTTTTCTCATTCCgattaaatatacaaaaaaagtAAACTATTTTTCTAACTCTTCAAATTTATAGGTATACTTTCTTACTGTCATACTCTTGTACattaattcaattgaaaatatatttttctaaaattaaaatatttttctaaaaattaaaattttgttataaccACTTCTTAGGTAATGATATTCTTCCTCCACCTAATAATCTTCTGATACTGTAAACATAAcataatttaccttttaattttCAAAGCAATTCATAATTCGAAATATTTTTTTCCGTTTCCTTAATTCAtaattcaactttttctttggGTTACAATTCAGAAAATTATAAGAGGTTTGTTTTTCCTAAAATGAAATAAACCTTGTGACTTAGTGTTCTTCAGGCCTTTGATTCCTTAATAAAAACATCGGTCATATTTCTTATAGTTTATACTACTTCAATCAATTCCTCTTATTTGTCAGTTGGAATTACACAATTTAGTATTCATAAAAATCTTATGATGGACAAATTTCATAGATCTCACAAGAAAATGTCATGGTATTATCAATATGTTTGTGTTCCCATTCTTCTGGAAATAATTATCGTGATCACTGTCGAAAaaggattttgaaaatttagtgTTTCTTCCATCCACTAGTACACTGAGAGGATACTGCACCGGTTATTTTTGcttttaggcaccggttctacaaccgaggcatatatcgACGAGGTAAAAAGATTaaactttatgcctcggttatagaCCGGGATAAAATGAGACaagaatatgcctcggttcttagataaccgaggcagtagagtgtattttttttttatttttcgtacTGACTCTCGTTCACGGTTCATTGTTCATTCATTTCTCAGTCATTCTCTCATTCACGGTTCATTTCTCAGTCATTCTCAGTTCATTCATTTCTCAGTTCATTCTTCCAATTTCAGCTCCcaaaatttctttcaatttcagctcaaaaatttaaaacaaagaagaaaattgtAACAGGAATCAATCAGTCCATACTCAATCAGCAACACAGTATCATCAATGTCCAAAACCAGAGAAGCAAAATGCACAAAGCAAAGGGCATACCCAAATCAATGTCCAAAGCCTTCTTCCCTTCCCTTTCCTTTCTCAGTTCTAATCAATCTATTTCCCTCTCCTCTCTCAGATCCCACTCGCAGTCCAACAATCACCCATGTAATCCACCTGCGCCGCCGCAAGACCCTCCGCATGTTCCTCGCCCGACGCCGATTCCATCCCCCGCCGCAAGATCCCGCGCCCCTCCCCGAGGCCCGCGTCCGCCACAAGCTCAAAGACCTCTTCGTCTCCTCACCTCCGCCACCCCTTAACGAAGACAAAACAATCTTCCATCAGCAACAACagcaaagaaaagaagaagaagaagaagaaaacaaagatctACCTGTCGAACTCATCCCTAACCGCCCTGAGCCTCCGCCTCCGCACCGGATCTCCCTTCCGGGGCACTCCGCCACAGCTCTCCGCCCGGTATCCTTCGTCTTCCGCTACCGGTTGCTGAGAAGAGCGTGGCGCCGCAAGATCCCCCGCTCCTCCCCTCGTCGCAGCCACGTCCTCGCCGCAGCCTCGTCCTCGCCGCCGCCGCGTCCTTGCCGCCGCGCGTCCTCGCTGCGTCCTCGCGTCCACTGTCGTCGACGTTGTaggagaagaggaaggaagAAGGAGGTGGTCGCAgcaggagaagagaagagaagaggggaagaggaggagaatttTGGGGAAAACTTTTGATAAATCTCAGATTTAAGGCCCAGTGGAAGCCAATATGCCCCGGTTCTATTTTCAACCGAGTCCGTATGTGCCAATATGCCCCGGTTCTATTTTCAACCGAGTCCGTATGTTTCGCATGTGAGGATTAGGCCTCGGTTCAGTCTGGAAACCGAATTAGTATCTTTTTTAGACACCGGTTATCtaataaccgaggcatataatgcttttaaaattaccagagtgccaccgcgttttgatagACTTCGGTTCCGTAGAAACCGAGACATAATGTCCGAGTTTAAAACgtcattttttactagtgatctatttaaaatgatattatttaattaaagcaATAGAGCAGAgaattaagaataaatataatgtaaaatcatgtcatattgaaaaaatataggaatatatattttattttagttttaaattaaaaatatttgaattgattttgtAGTAGTTAATGGAAATAAATAGGTTTTACTACTGTTAACACAATAACACAATAATATTTCATCTTGACTAAtgtattttacttatttaaatcTTTATGATTAAAACCTCCAATTATAGTATCATCAAATCTTTAACAATTTAGATAATTTTTGTCATGTTTAATTActataaggaaaataaaataacaagcattgaaacaaaagaatataaataattaaattaattaatagcTGGATATAgatacaattaattaattaaataaataagactGGTGTGTatctataaatacatgttcataaataaataaataaaattagtgtataagtagatataaatataaataaataattaaatagaatAATGTAGCTGgatgtataaatataattaacaaataaataagatactaaatataaatataaataaataaataaacaaaatggaATACCTcacttaatatataaatattaaaccatataaatataaatagatacacaatataaagttataaacatttctttcttctttctattttttccattttcttttttttacattcTTTCTCACCTCTTCTCTCCCTTTTCTATCCCCATCCCATTACTTCTTATATACTCtttatatatacaatttatatatacaagataatgtattttgtatttaattttaaagactTGCATTGATTACAAGTcagtaattttaaaatcaagtagtaaaaaatattataaaattatcgataaaattttattcacaaGAATAAATCTATCAccaatttaaatcattaataaattattaaattttaattattaacagCTTTTTTTATGGcagtaatatatattatatttattaacggatttttttattaataaattttttagtaGTACAAATTATTGTTTATCGATGAATTTATTTTGAGTAAATCCGTCGATAATTTAAATCttacttattaatttaatagtacatattttatttgtcgatttattttttttattaataaaatttgtcgAATAAAAAAAGCGATAAATTTTTCATCTATTATCTCTCTTTTCGCAAATCATTTATTACTTTcctctccttctctttctctctctccgtCCCACTGTACCATATGAcaaatctttcttttttcattctCCCTCTTAAACGAGTCACTGAAAGACACTATTGAAAAATGCTCATTATTACTCAATGTGAACGAAAATCATCATTATAGAGAGATACATCGCAAGCCAGACTCACCTTTACTCCAAAATAGGCAATTCATCGTGACAAAAACTTGTCTTGTCTCCACCATAGACATCAAATCATATCACGTGAGGGCATCACTACGATGAATCAGCCATGACAATGAATCAACCACTACGATAAGGGCATCACTACTGCAAGTGTTCTTCTACTGCACACGTTGCCTGGAAAGAAGAAGCCTCTACTGCCATCGTCAATAACTAGATTGGCCTAAACCCTAAtgttttttttccaaaattttatcaGAGTTTGTAATGATTAGATTAATTTGGAATAAGATGAGCAACCCTTTTCTTTATATTGTGTGATTTTTTTGATtggaaaagttaaaagaaaaaaaaagagattggaAAGAACATTAATCATATCACAATATTTACTGACAGAATTTATTGACgaattttttcttctataattatcaacaaatataaaattattgataaatattatcTATTGTATTATTACTCACGGATTTTGATCCGTTGAAAATTTGctaaaaaaatcattatcaacaaatttgtaacgttttgaacaaattttgattATCGATATTACcaatttttcttgtaataatatttatttcttctcACAAAATATATAaccttatttttttagtttatattatatatatatatatattaataatttttatttatgaaaataaaataaaaattcttaaattgaCTTATATTAACATGGAGACCTAAGATATTGAATAATTAACCCATATTCAACCGACAATTCATCACAGTATTAAGCAGTGAAACTTTATAAACTATTTACATTCGGCCTTAAGAGGTTGTCCATCATATTTGAGCTCACGACCTCCTGCCCTTGAGATCCTTTAtagcaacaaaaaaaaaacatggaaCTAAATCTTTCAGCTTTTTGGAGGAGGAGGTTGATCATTGTATACTAACTAATTTAGAGACTAAAATTAATTTGGCattatattaactaaattaaacattattttataaataaaaatattgatatctaaagttaattttattattaataaaaattataaatgatttataaattaaaatataaattattatatattaatattttatttaattattattgatgGATTCTAAATTCAGACATCCTGATACTTTCCTTTAGAAGATTTAGTTTGTTTAGtgattaaaaagaagaaaaggtagTAATTGAGAATGAAGGTGGTGCTTGTGTTGTATGGATGTTGATCTTGGGAATATAAAATCGAAAGGAGTGAGGGTAGCTAGAAAGTTTAAAAGGAGAAGTAGGGACCCTCCGATCTTAGGCTTATGAGTCTATTGTGACTTTAGGGTCCCCGCAAGCCTGCTGCTAGCCCATCCAACTGCAACTCAACTAGCATCTCAGACTAATGGACGCCAGTTTATTTTCATGTGTCACTGTTTCCTGACTTTTAGAACCTATTTCCTCATTATTGTTTTCTCATTTAACTACTTATCTATTTTTATGAAACAAATTAAACCAATATCAAATCTAACTATAACTTAAAGTCTTCAGGGTTGTTGAATAACGTgcaaaatattataacttaataTACAATCTTCAAATTAGTTCCTTctcataaatattaaacattaacATGGTTTTAGATGAatcataatttaac includes these proteins:
- the LOC128193805 gene encoding uncharacterized protein LOC128193805; translation: MNCLFWSKVFPKILLLFPSSLLFSCCDHLLLPSSSPTTSTTVDARTQRGRAAARTRRRRGRGCGEDVAATRGGAGDLAAPRSSQQPVAEDEGYRAESCGGVPRKGDPVRRRRLRAVRDEFDRGGGGEETKRSLSLWRTRASGRGAGSCGGGWNRRRARNMRRVLRRRRWITWVIVGLRVGSERGEGNRLIRTEKGKGREEGFGH